The DNA region CAAGCAATCTTGTTCGGTACATCATTTGGTATCATACTAGGTGTTATTTCAGCTATGTACAAGAATACTTGGATTGACTCTACTGCTACATTAGTAGCTATCTTGGGTCGTTCAATTCCTAACTTCGTTTTCGCGGTATTACTACAACTAGTATTTGCCGTACAGCTAGGTTGGTTCCCAATCGCTTTATGGAACGGTTCATTTGCAGCAACAGTCTTACCGACATTAGCATTGGCCATTTCGCCATTAGCCGATTCGAGTCGTTTCATCCGTACCGAAATGGTCGACGTATTGAATTCAGACTATATTGAATTAGCGCGTGCGAAAGGTTTAAGCAAAACAGCCGTAGCTTTCAAACATGGTGTACGTAATGCCTTAATTCCATTATTAACATTATTAGGGCCATTAACAGTTGCCTTGATGACAGGTTCAATGGTAGTAGAAAACATTTACGCAATTCCTGGTATTGGTGAGCAATTCGTTAAATCAATCCAAACAAATGACTATCCAACAATCATGGGTATCACAATTCTTTACTCATTCATGTTAGTGTCAATGTTATTAATTGTAGATGTGTTATACGGTATCGTAGACCCACGTATTCGTGTAAGTAATGAAGGAGGGGAATAAGATGGCTGAAAACAATCAATCATATAAATCAATTGCAGCTGACAAATTCCGCCCAGCTACGCAACATGACCACGTCGCTGAACGTGAGCAAATTGCTGGAGAATCATTGAACTTCCTTCAAGACTCTTGGCGTCGTTTAAAGAAAAATAAAGTAGCGATTGTATCCCTAGTGGTATTGATCATTATCGTCATTCTTGCTATCTTGGCGCCAGTGATTGCACCTGCAGATCCAAATGCGCAAAACGTAGCCTTTGCCAACCTACCACCAAAGATTCCTGGATTGGAAAACTTTGCTTGGTTTGATGGTAAATCAGAAGTAGCCGGAACTGCTATTGACCAATACGCTACCAATAATGTACCAGAGGGCGTTTACTACTACTTAGGTACTGACGCTTTAGGACGTGACTTATTATCACGTGTCTTATACGGTACACGTGTATCGCTATTTATCGGTATGATGGCTGCCTTATTCAACTTAGTAATCGGTGTACCTTATGGTATTATTTCGGGTTGGAATGGTGGTCGTATTGACAACATCATGATGCGTTTCTTAGAAATCCTATCAGGTATACCGAACTTGGTTATCGTAATCCTAATGTTATTAGTATTACAACCAGGTATCATGTCAATCATCATTGCATTAGCAATTACAGAGTGGATTTCAATGGCTCGTGTAATTCGTGCGCAAACAATGAAAATTAAAAACCAAGAGTACATCTTGGCTGCCCGCTCTTTAGGTGAATCTGCATGGAAAATTTCTTTCCGTCACATCTTACCTAACCTGTCAGGTATCATTATTATCCAAACAGTATTCTCAATTCCGTCTGCGATTTTCTTCGAAGCGTTCTTGAGTTTCATCGGTTTAGGTATTCCAGCACCAAATGCTTCTCTAGGTACATTAATCAATGATGGGTACAAGACATTTAGATTCTTGCCTCATTTAATGTGGTACCCAGCGGGTGTAATCTGTATCGTCATGATTGCATTCAACATGTTAGCAAATGGTTTGCGTGATGCTCTAGATCCAAAAACGAATGATTAAGGAGTTGAGCAGAATTGAGTAATAAAACAGAAAACATTTTAGAAGTAAAGGACTTGGAAATTAATTTCAAAACGTATTCTGGTGATGTTCAAGCCATTCGTAAAGTGAACTTTGACTTGAAACATGGGGAAACGTTAGCAATCGTAGGTGAGTCTGGTTCAGGTAAATCTGTAACCGTTCGTACCGTAATGCGTTTATTAGCCAATAACGCTGATGTTAAAGGTGGTCAAATCCTTTTTAACGGCGAAGACTTATTGAAGAAATCTGAAAAAGAGATGCAAGGTATTCGTGGTAAAGATATCGCCATGA from Aerococcus urinaeequi includes:
- the opp3b gene encoding oligopeptide ABC transporter permease, which produces MKSYYKYLLRRVFYMFLTIFLIATITFFLMKLLPGTPFQNEDRLSAEQIIIMNERYGLNDPVIVQYARYMLGIFTGDLGVSFQFSNTPVTDLLSSRIGPSLQLGGQAILFGTSFGIILGVISAMYKNTWIDSTATLVAILGRSIPNFVFAVLLQLVFAVQLGWFPIALWNGSFAATVLPTLALAISPLADSSRFIRTEMVDVLNSDYIELARAKGLSKTAVAFKHGVRNALIPLLTLLGPLTVALMTGSMVVENIYAIPGIGEQFVKSIQTNDYPTIMGITILYSFMLVSMLLIVDVLYGIVDPRIRVSNEGGE
- the opp3C gene encoding oligopeptide ABC transporter permease encodes the protein MAENNQSYKSIAADKFRPATQHDHVAEREQIAGESLNFLQDSWRRLKKNKVAIVSLVVLIIIVILAILAPVIAPADPNAQNVAFANLPPKIPGLENFAWFDGKSEVAGTAIDQYATNNVPEGVYYYLGTDALGRDLLSRVLYGTRVSLFIGMMAALFNLVIGVPYGIISGWNGGRIDNIMMRFLEILSGIPNLVIVILMLLVLQPGIMSIIIALAITEWISMARVIRAQTMKIKNQEYILAARSLGESAWKISFRHILPNLSGIIIIQTVFSIPSAIFFEAFLSFIGLGIPAPNASLGTLINDGYKTFRFLPHLMWYPAGVICIVMIAFNMLANGLRDALDPKTND